TTCCGGTAGGGCATCAATACCTTCTACAAGTGGTGCCGCTATTTCGTAGAGCGACTCACCGTCAGGAGTCAGTTGGATCTTGGGGCCGCGGCGCTCGAACAAAGTTATCCCCAACTCCCGCTCCAGTGCTTGAATCTGTAAGGAGACGGAGGGCTGGCTAAGCTCTAGGCGCTGCGCTGCCCTGGAGATACTTCGCTCCTGAGCTGCATGGCAAAAGGCGCGCAGCTGTTTGAGTCGGTTATGGCGGTGGCGATGCCGGGGGGATACGTCTTCCACCTTACCTCCCATTGAAACTATCAATATTCAATATTGTTTCAAAAGTATTGTCAAATGTTGCGCCGCGCCATAGAATTGGCCGACACCTGAGCAGGATTGCAATGGTCCACGCCTGAGCAGGGCCGACAAGTATTGGAGATGCAAGCTATGCAAAAAGATCAAGCAACGATCGAGCGGGAGTGGGCAGAGAGCCCACGTTGGCAAGGTGTTAAGCGCGGTTATGGCGCCGAAGAGGTTATCAGGCTGCGTGGTACGGTCCATGTAGAGTACTCACTTGCCCGCCAAGGAGCTGAGAAGCTGTGGCGGTATATGCATGAGATGCCGTATGTTAACGCCTTGGGTGCGTTGACCGGCAACCAGGCCCTGCAACAAGTCAAGGCTGGCCTCAACGCGATATATCTGTCCGGTTGGCAGGTGGCGGCTGACGCCAACCTCGGCCAGACCATGTATCCGGACCAGTCACTCTACCCGGCCAACTCGGTACCGGCAGTGGTGGATCGCATAAACAACGCACTGTTGCGTGCCGATGAGATAAACCACGCCGAAGATAATCAGCCGTTTGATTTCATGAAGCCGATCGTGGCTGATGCCGAGGCGGGTTTCGGTGGCGTGTTGAATGCATTTGAGCTGATGAAGGGCATGATCAGGGCAGGTGCGGCCGGAGTCCACTTCGAAGATCAGCTCGCTTCGGTGAAAAAGTGCGGCCACATGGGTGGTAAGGTACTGCTGCCGACCCAAGAGGCGGTACACAAGCTGATCGCTGCTCGCCTCGCAGCTGACACTATGGATGTGCCTACGGTTCTGGTAGCCAGGACCGATGCCGAGGCGGCAGACCTGTTGACCTCTGATGTGGATGATAACGACAAGCCGTTCATTACCGGTGATCGCACGGCGGAGGGCTTCTTCCGTACCAAGCCGGGCATCGATCAGGCCATCAGCCGCGGACTGGCCTATGCGCCTTACGCCGACGTGATTTGGTGTGAGACCGGTAAGCCTGATTTGGGCTTCGCCCGCGACTTTGCCCAGGCCATACATGAGAAGTTCCCGGGCAAGTTGCTCGCCTACAACTGCTCACCATCATTTAACTGGGCTGGCAACCTGGACGATAAGACTATCCGTAAGTTCCAAGATGAGCTCGGGGCAATGGGCTTTAAGTTCCAGTTCATTACGCTGGCCGGCTTCCACTCCCTCAACTACTC
This Halorhodospira halochloris DNA region includes the following protein-coding sequences:
- the aceA gene encoding isocitrate lyase; translated protein: MQKDQATIEREWAESPRWQGVKRGYGAEEVIRLRGTVHVEYSLARQGAEKLWRYMHEMPYVNALGALTGNQALQQVKAGLNAIYLSGWQVAADANLGQTMYPDQSLYPANSVPAVVDRINNALLRADEINHAEDNQPFDFMKPIVADAEAGFGGVLNAFELMKGMIRAGAAGVHFEDQLASVKKCGHMGGKVLLPTQEAVHKLIAARLAADTMDVPTVLVARTDAEAADLLTSDVDDNDKPFITGDRTAEGFFRTKPGIDQAISRGLAYAPYADVIWCETGKPDLGFARDFAQAIHEKFPGKLLAYNCSPSFNWAGNLDDKTIRKFQDELGAMGFKFQFITLAGFHSLNYSMFELARGYKERQMEAYSELQQAEFAAEKYGYTATRHQREVGAGYFDEVTNVIQGGQSSVTALKGSTEEEQF